A single Bacteroidota bacterium DNA region contains:
- a CDS encoding glycosyltransferase family 39 protein, with protein sequence MIMINLIRKYPWLLIIAAIMLLAPALLINLGLNPVFLASDEAIRALVSTEMILSGDYLIPTIQGELYMNKPPLYNWILAGAFLLFDSYDEWVIRLPNLVSFILFGIVIFFSFRKSTGNYRSALIALMFMTSGRLLFWDSFLGLIDILFSLIVFLNFMVIYHFFRKDKLLTLFLISYLLTAVAFMFKALPALLFQAITLLVLFTMNRQFRKLISWKHISGILLLAILLGSYYLIYYLLRPDDIDKMFYTIFEQSTRRTGLKFGLLKTIEHFFAFPFEVIYHFAPWTLMLPVLFRKNLMGAIRRDNTVLYMTLIFLFNIIIYWISPEVFPRYLFMFIPLLLYVFMYLYELNPHKYAIRIINLIWYLIIVASILIFLALPFTPYFDFVEHKILKALLIAFGLGLLLIIFYMIIPQRIAIVIISLLLIRIGYNWFILPNRAHETQTFKDQALKVADITKGSRLYVYKGSVYQHAISFYLSSRRGEIVRVKSDDFDPDAYYMVYQYLIDDREYINYLDFEIEWNRRALKLVKFTDWPETQ encoded by the coding sequence ATGATTATGATCAACCTCATCAGAAAATACCCCTGGTTATTAATCATTGCGGCCATAATGCTTCTGGCTCCCGCTTTACTGATAAACCTCGGATTAAACCCTGTTTTTCTGGCCAGTGACGAAGCTATTCGTGCCCTCGTCAGCACGGAAATGATCCTTTCCGGAGATTATCTCATCCCAACAATACAGGGTGAATTATACATGAACAAACCACCCCTTTATAACTGGATCCTGGCCGGTGCCTTCCTCCTCTTTGATTCATACGACGAATGGGTGATCAGATTGCCAAACCTTGTGTCATTCATTCTTTTTGGGATTGTTATCTTCTTTTCTTTCAGGAAATCAACAGGAAATTACCGTTCAGCACTTATTGCCCTGATGTTCATGACCAGTGGTAGACTATTATTCTGGGATAGCTTCCTGGGTTTGATAGATATCCTGTTTTCATTGATAGTATTTCTGAATTTTATGGTGATTTACCATTTTTTCAGGAAAGATAAACTCTTAACGCTCTTTCTGATCTCATACCTGCTTACGGCAGTTGCCTTTATGTTTAAAGCCCTGCCTGCCCTTCTTTTCCAGGCGATTACACTTTTAGTGCTGTTTACAATGAACAGACAGTTCAGGAAACTAATTTCCTGGAAACACATCTCAGGTATACTCCTGCTCGCTATATTGCTTGGTTCATATTACCTTATTTATTACCTGCTGAGACCGGATGATATAGATAAAATGTTCTATACTATTTTTGAGCAGTCGACCCGAAGAACGGGCTTGAAATTCGGGCTATTGAAGACCATTGAACACTTTTTCGCTTTCCCTTTCGAAGTGATCTATCACTTTGCTCCCTGGACACTTATGCTTCCTGTCCTTTTCAGGAAAAACCTTATGGGTGCCATAAGGAGGGATAATACTGTATTGTATATGACCCTCATCTTTCTCTTTAACATTATTATTTATTGGATATCTCCGGAAGTATTCCCACGCTATCTCTTCATGTTCATTCCGCTACTCCTTTATGTTTTCATGTACCTTTATGAATTGAATCCCCATAAATATGCTATCCGGATAATCAATTTGATCTGGTACCTCATCATTGTCGCTTCCATCCTGATTTTCCTGGCATTGCCTTTTACTCCCTATTTTGATTTTGTAGAACACAAAATTCTAAAAGCCCTGCTTATAGCTTTTGGACTGGGATTGTTGCTAATTATCTTTTACATGATTATCCCACAGCGAATCGCGATAGTGATCATAAGCCTTTTGCTTATACGTATAGGATATAACTGGTTCATCCTGCCCAACAGAGCCCATGAAACACAAACATTCAAGGATCAGGCTCTGAAAGTAGCAGACATTACCAAAGGAAGCCGGCTTTATGTTTATAAAGGTTCGGTGTACCAGCATGCCATTTCTTTTTATCTGAGTTCCAGGCGTGGTGAAATTGTGAGAGTTAAATCCGATGATTTTGATCCTGACGCATATTATATGGTTTACCAGTATCTTATCGACGACCGGGAATACATCAATTATCTTGATTTTGAGATTGAATGGAACAGAAGAGCATTAAAACTGGTTAAATTTACCGACTGGCCGGAAACACAATAA